In Haloterrigena turkmenica DSM 5511, a single genomic region encodes these proteins:
- a CDS encoding oxidoreductase, translating to MSTSDDVLFDSVDLGDETLSNRVGLAPMTRTSATGDGRATAEMARYYAKFARGGFSFLVTEGIYPDEAYSQGYDDQPGIANDEHVEAWRRVTDAVHDEDAPIFAQLMHAGALSQGNRYTDERLAPSAIRPTGEQLEMYGGSGEFPEPRAATTDDIEDVIENFATAAERAVDANFDGVEVHGANGYLLDQFLTTYTNERDDEYGGNVENRIRLTAEVLEAVQAATPDEFVVGVRISQSKVNDPDYRWPGGEDDAEVIFERLTDAGADYLHVTEEDVTTPAFESGPTLTELADRYGDVPVIANGALEDPDAARATVEEGADLITLAKGALANPDWPRRVAEGRPLEKFDFQRILQPDAGIDESEVPEPADS from the coding sequence ATGAGCACTTCCGACGACGTCCTGTTCGATTCCGTCGACCTCGGCGACGAAACGCTGTCGAACCGGGTCGGCCTCGCACCGATGACGCGAACCAGCGCGACGGGAGACGGCCGCGCGACGGCCGAGATGGCGCGCTACTACGCGAAGTTCGCCCGCGGCGGGTTCTCCTTCCTCGTTACCGAGGGGATCTATCCCGACGAAGCGTATAGCCAGGGCTACGACGATCAGCCGGGTATCGCGAACGACGAGCACGTCGAGGCGTGGCGGCGAGTCACCGACGCCGTTCACGACGAGGACGCGCCGATCTTCGCCCAGTTGATGCACGCCGGCGCGCTCTCCCAGGGGAACCGCTACACCGACGAGCGGCTCGCGCCGTCGGCGATCCGACCGACGGGCGAGCAACTCGAGATGTACGGTGGGAGCGGCGAGTTCCCGGAGCCCCGCGCCGCGACGACAGACGATATCGAGGACGTGATCGAGAACTTCGCTACTGCGGCGGAGCGCGCGGTCGACGCGAACTTCGACGGCGTCGAAGTCCACGGCGCGAACGGCTACCTGCTCGACCAGTTCCTCACGACGTACACCAACGAGCGCGACGACGAGTACGGGGGCAACGTCGAGAATCGGATCCGCCTGACTGCGGAGGTCCTCGAGGCGGTGCAGGCCGCGACCCCGGACGAGTTCGTCGTCGGTGTACGGATCTCCCAGAGCAAGGTCAACGATCCCGATTACCGCTGGCCCGGCGGTGAGGACGATGCAGAAGTCATCTTCGAGAGACTCACCGACGCCGGCGCCGACTACCTCCACGTCACCGAAGAGGACGTGACGACGCCCGCCTTCGAGAGCGGCCCGACGCTCACGGAACTCGCCGACCGGTACGGCGACGTCCCGGTGATCGCCAACGGCGCGCTCGAGGACCCCGACGCGGCGCGGGCGACCGTCGAGGAGGGCGCCGACCTGATCACCCTCGCGAAGGGCGCGCTCGCCAACCCCGACTGGCCCCGCCGGGTCGCCGAAGGCCGGCCGCTCGAGAAGTTCGATTTCCAACGCATCCTCCAACCCGACGCCGGCATCGACGAGTCCGAAGTCCCCGAACCGGCGGACAGCTAG